One genomic segment of Pempheris klunzingeri isolate RE-2024b chromosome 21, fPemKlu1.hap1, whole genome shotgun sequence includes these proteins:
- the mos gene encoding proto-oncogene serine/threonine-protein kinase mos, producing the protein MPSPIPVSRLLPRDIYPSVDIGTCSSPLAKPPHGSTLQVPVQRPHGRVASRLWSSVIHWKELRSVEPVGSGGFGSVYRAEYLGETVALKRVKKCTKNKLASRQSFWAELNAAHLRHSNIVRVIAATTCVPADFGDESSIGTILMEFVGSRNLQHVIYGCTEPLGEDRWLRYATDMARGLRFLHSHRVVHLDIKPANVLVSAQDVCKIADFGCSVKLDRGCEGSAISPHLSHVGGTYTHRAPELLKGEGLSPKADIFSFGITLWQLVTREQPYTGDRQHVLYAVVAHNLRPRVQEQPGFGSERGRRCGALLSRCWSAEGRCRPSADELLPHLELLRSQV; encoded by the coding sequence ATGCCGTCTCCGATCCCCGTGAGCCGCCTGCTGCCCAGAGACATCTACCCCTCTGTGGACATCGGGACATGCAGCAGCCCGCTGGCCAAACCCCCCCACGGCTCCACCCTACAAGTCCCGGTGCAGCGGCCCCACGGCAGAGTCGCCAGTCGGCTCTGGTCCTCCGTGATCCACTGGAAGGAGCTGCGCTCCGTGGAGCCGGTGGGCTCCGGGGGGTTTGGCTCCGTCTACAGGGCGGAGTACCTCGGGGAGACGGTCGCACTGAAGAGAGTCAAGAAGTGCACCAAGAACAAGCTGGCGTCCCGGCAGAGCTTCTGGGCAGAGCTGAACGCGGCACACCTGCGCCACTCCAACATCGTGCGCGTCATCGCGGCCACCACCTGCGTGCCCGCGGATTTTGGAGACGAAAGCAGCATCGGGACGATACTGATGGAGTTCGTGGGCAGCAGGAATCTGCAGCACGTCATCTATGGGTGCACAGAGCCGCTGGGGGAGGACAGGTGGCTCCGGTACGCCACAGACATGGCTCGCGGCCTGCGGTTCCTTCACTCCCACCGCGTCGTGCATCTGGACATCAAACCGGCCAACGTGCTCGTGTCCGCCCAGGACGTCTGCAAAATAGCGGATTTCGGCTGTTCGGTGAAGCTGGACCGTGGGTGTGAAGGCAGCGCCATCAGCCCCCATCTGAGCCACGTAGGCGGCACGTACACGCACAGGGCCCCGGAGCTGCTGAAAGGGGAGGGGCTGTCCCCTAAAGCGGACATCTTCTCCTTCGGGATCACGCTGTGGCAGCTGGTCACCAGGGAGCAGCCCTACACCGGAGACCGGCAGCACGTGCTCTACGCGGTGGTGGCGCACAACCTGCGGCCACGTGTTCAGGAGCAGCCGGGCTTCGGCTCGGAGCGGGGGCGGCGCTGCGGGGCTCTGCTGAGCCGCTGCTGGAGCGCAGAGGGCCGCTGCAGGCCGAGTGCCGACGAGCTGCTGCCTCACCTGGAGCTGCTGCGCTCCCAGGTGTGA
- the steap2 gene encoding metalloreductase STEAP2, with amino-acid sequence MDSMALMGSRSPVFLTASSSHHLHQACFLPNGVKNGVGDAGPSCLPPQLTVAILGSGDFSKCLTIRLLRCGFHVVVGSRHPKLAAQSFPHVVDVTHHEDAVGKASIVFLAIRREHYSVLWDLKHLLEGKILVDVSNNRRVNQYPESNAKYLASLLPDSIVVKGFNVISAWAMQQSCPRDASTQVFICSDSVEARLQIMELARQLNFQPVDMGTLSSSRDIENMPIQLFPGWKGPVLAAVALSIFFFAYSFVRDIIHPYVKYKQSDFYKIPIEMVNRTLPTVAITLLALVYLAGQLAAAHQLYYGTKYRHFPHWLEGWLQSRKQLGLLSFFLAAVHVLYSLCLPMRRSERYLLLNTAYQQVHANVENAWNEEEVWRVEMYVSFGIMSLGLLSLLAITSIPSVHSTLNWREFSFIQSTLGYIALLIATFHGLLFGWKRAFEEEAYRFYLPPSFVVALALPVCVILGKVLMLLPCVAHKLHQIRRGLDGSQYRCQRLEPVGSAVQVSPERVTIM; translated from the exons ATGGACTCCATGGCTCTGATGGGCAGCAGGAGCCCTGTGTTCctcacagcctcctcctcccaccacctccaccaggCCTGCTTCCTGCCCAACGGCGTGAAGAACGGAGTGGGAGACGCAGGCCCCTCCTGTCTGCCCCCCCAGCTCACAGTGGCAATCTTGGGCTCAGGTGACTTCTCCAAGTGCCTGACCATACGCCTGCTGCGCTGTGGCTTCCATGTGGTGGTGGGAAGTCGCCATCCCAAACTGGCAGCCCAGTCATTTCCCCATGTGGTAGATGTGACCCACCATGAAGACGCCGTGGGGAAGGCCAGCATCGTGTTCCTGGCCATCCGCCGTGAGCACTACTCTGTCCTGTGGGACCTCAAGCATCTACTGGAAG GCAAGATCCTTGTAGACGTGAGTAACAACAGGAGGGTGAACCAGTATCCAGAGTCCAACGCAAAGTATCTGGCTTCACTGCTGCCAGACTCCATCGTGGTCAAAGGCTTCAATGTCATCTCAGCCTGGGCCATGCAGCAGAGCTGCCCCAGAGACGCCAGCACACAG GTGTTCATCTGCAGTGACTCAGTGGAGGCTAGACTGCAGATTATGGAACTTGCCCGCCAGCTAAACTTCCAGCCGGTGGACATGGGCACCCTGTCTTCTTCACGGGACATTGAGAACATGCCCATACAGTTATTTCCTGGCTGGAAGGGCCCCGTCCTTGCTGCCGTGGCCCTCTCCATCTTCTTTTTTGCCTATTCTTTTGTCCGAGATATCATCCACCCGTACGTGAAGTACAAGCAGAGTGACTTCTACAAGATCCCCATAGAGATGGTGAACCGAACGCTGCCCACTGTGGCTATCACTCTTTTGGCCCTGGTGTACCTGGCAGGCCAGCTGGCAGCCGCCCACCAGCTCTACTACGGGACCAAGTACAGACATTTCCCCCACTGGCTGGAGGGCTGGCTGCAGAGCCGGAAACAGCTCGGCCTCCTCAGCTTCTTCCTGGCTGCCGTCCATGTTCTCTACAGCCTCTGTCTGCCCATGAGGAGGTCTGAGAGGTACCTGCTGCTCAACACCGCCTACCAGCAG GTCCATGCTAATGTGGAGAATGCCTGgaatgaggaggaggtgtggaGGGTGGAGATGTACGTTTCCTTTGGGATCATGAGTCTCGGGCTCCTGTCGCTCCTGGCCATCACCTCCATCCCCTCGGTCCACAGCACTCTGAACTGGAGGGAGTTCAGCTTCATACAg TCCACTCTGGGCTACATCGCCCTGCTCATCGCTACCTTCCACGGCCTGCTGTTTGGCTGGAAACGGGCCTTTGAGGAGGAAGCCTACCGTTTCTACCTGCCCCCCAGCTTTGTGGTGGCCCTGGCCCTGCCCGTGTGCGTTATACTGGGAAAGGTGCTGATGCTGCTCCCCTGCGTGGCCCACAAGCTCCACCAGATCCGCCGGGGCCTGGACGGCAGTCAGTACCGGTGCCAGCGCCTGGAGCCGGTGGGCTCAGCCGTCCAGGTCTCGCCTGAGAGAGTGACCATCATGTGA